A genomic region of Pogona vitticeps strain Pit_001003342236 chromosome 15, PviZW2.1, whole genome shotgun sequence contains the following coding sequences:
- the KLHDC9 gene encoding kelch domain-containing protein 9 — protein sequence MFYSKVRLDMAASSSSSCSRWAWKPVVSSGLLARGFHSCNVVQGKLLVFGGLRSPEARESPLGDVVAFDPAHQTVRTLAPERGCRRSHHEAVVLADRLLCVVGGWDGARRVSGVCCFDVERGEWEEWTTAGPSQGAPVGLSSHTCTKITDHEVRVVGREGGLRTQRRYSSIFTLGLNPATKTYWYKEEELRTASRSGHSAVLLREGSSGSKGSGYKLVVFGGRDSADLDVAGRWGKGKIHVDSVHAAGLTEQLSRLVSAEKGSGAAPKGLRHQSCTVVGPFVVIFGGETLGKGRDAVCNDLYIHDTRTSPAKWFHFPCPDRAQKRVGHRTCLWNDRLYLLGGFGADGKTPCAEICSLEIDT from the exons GGACATGGCcgcctccagcagcagcagctgcagccgcTGGGCGTGGAAACCGGTGGTGAGCAGTGGCCTCCTGGCCCGTGGCTTCCACTCGTGCAACGTGGTGCAAGGGAAGCTCCTCGTCTTTGGAGGCCTGAGATCGCCGGAGGCCCGAGAGTCGCCTCTCGGGGACGTGGTGGCCTTCGACCCGGCGCACCAGACCGTCCGCACGCTGGCTCCCGAACGGGGCTGCCGACGGAGCCACCACGAAGCCGTGGTGCTGGCCGACCGCCTCCTGTGCGTGGTGGGGGGCTGGGACGGCGCTCGCCGGGTCTCGGGGGTCTGCTGCTTCGACGTGGAGCGGGGAGAATGGGAGGAATGGACTACCGCGGGACCCTCCCAGGGGGCCCCCGTGGGGCTGAGCAGCCACACCTGTACCAAGATCACGGACCACGAGGTGCGGGTCGTGGGCCGGGAGGGCGGGCTGCGCACCCAACGGCGCTACTCCAGCATCTTCACCCTGGGCCTCAACCCTGCTACCAAGACCTACTG GTACAAAGAGGAGGAATTGCGCACAGCATCAAGGTCTGGCCACTCCGCCGTGCTGCTGCGTGAGGGCAGCTCCGGCAGTAAAGGCAGCGGCTACAAACTCGTGGTGTTTGGTGGGCGCGACTCGGCCGACTTGGACGTGGCCGGTCGATGGGGCAAGGGGAAAATCCAC gtcGATTCTGTCCACGCTGCAGGACTGACAGAGCAACTCTCCCGCTTGGTGAGTGCCGAAAAGGGGTCCGGGGCAGCCCCCAAAGGCCTGAGGCACCAATCCTGCACCGTCGTGGGACCCTTTGTGGTCATCTTCGGAGGAGAGACGCTGGGGAAAGGCCGGGATGCCGTCTGCAACGACCTTTACATCCATGACACGA GAACCTCACCTGCAAAATGGTTCCACTTTCCTTGCCCCGATCGGGCTCAGAAGAGAGTGGGTCACCGGACGTGCCTCTGGAACGATCGGCTCTACCTCCTCGGGGGCTTTGGAGCCGACGGCAAGACCCCCTGTGCAGAGATCTGTAGCCTGGAGATCGACACGTGA